The genomic window CCGCGAAGATCGGGCGCCCCGCCCACGCCGCCCGGCCCAGGCCGCCGTCGGCGATCAGGTGCTGGGCCGCCAGCGTCTGGGCGGAGTCCTCCCCGCCGCCGATGCAGTAGACGTCCAGGTCATTCGGGACCGCCTCGCCGAGCCCTACGCGCACGATCTCTGCGTCCAGGCCGCGCCACCGCGCCCGCTGGCGCAGCACCAGGGCGTTGCCGTCGTCGCCGTACGTGCCCAGCACGTCCGGCAGGATCAAACCGATGCTCAGGCGATCAGCCATGGGCGTCTTCCTCCTTGTTCAGGGCCTTCTTCAGGTCGCGGAAGGCGGTGTAGTTGGCCAGGACCTCGATGCGCCCTGCCGGGCACGCCCGGATCGCGGCCAGCGGGTCAGGGGACAGCTCGTGCTCGATGCCGGCGTAGGTCAAGCGCACGGACAGGTCGGTGCCGCGTTCGCCGGCGGCCTGCACGACGGTGCCGTCGAAGTCTTCGAAGCGCACGTCCCACAGCCAGGACAGGTCTTCGCCGTCGCCTTGTTGGCCGTTGACGGCGATGACCACGCCGTCGGCGGAGCGGTCGATCATGGTCAGCGCCTCCTGCCAGCCGGCGGGGTTCTTCGCCAGCAGCAGGTGTACCTGGCGGTCGCCGTATTGGACGGTGGCGTACCGGCCGGCGACGTTGTCGACGTCTTCGGTGGCCGCGATCGCCCGGTCCAGGTCCACGTCGAAACCCTCGACGGCGGCGGCGACGGCCTGGGTGGCGTTGCCGCGGTTGGCCCGGCCCGGCAGCCGCAGGTCCAACCCGCGCGTGCCGGCGGGGGAGACGATGCCGGCGTCGGTGATTTCCCAGGTGGGGGTGGGGCGGCGGAACTCACGGCCGTCGGCGAGTTTCTTCACCGCCCACCAGTCGTGTTCGTGGCGCACGACGTGGCCGCCGGTGCGCGGGCAGGTGACGGAGTCGCCCAGCCAGCCCGCCCCGGCGGAGACCCAGACGACGTTTTCCGCGTCGTAGGCCACCGAGGTCATCAGCACGTCGTCGCAATTGGCGATGATCAGCATGTCCGGGTGCGCCGCCACCGCCCCGCGCAGGGCGTTTTCGATCTTGTTGATGTCGCCGACCCGGTCCAGCTGGTCGCGCGAGAGGTTCAGCAGCACGAGTGCGTCCGGGTCGAGTTTGTCGGCCACGCTCGGCACGTGCAGCTCGTCGACCTCCAGGACGATGTGGCTGGCGTCGCCGTCTTCCATCAGCGCGGAAATGATGCCCGCGTCCATGTTGTCGCCGCCGTCGTTGGTGGCCAGGGTGTGGCGGGTGCGCATCGCGGCCGCCAGCATCCGCGTGGTCGTGGATTTTCCGTTCGTGCCGGTGACCAGCACCGTCGGCCGGCCGGCCGCGAGGGTGGACATGATCGTCGGGTCCAGGGCGCCGGCGACCAGTCCGCCGATCATCCCGCCCGCCCCGCGTCCCGTGGCGCGCGAGGCGGCGGTGGCGAGTTTCGCTGCCGCGGTGGCCGTTTTCGTGCGCAGGCGCTGCAGTCTGCTGGGGGAAGAATCGCTCATGTACTACAGAATAGCGCTACGCGCCC from Corynebacterium maris DSM 45190 includes these protein-coding regions:
- a CDS encoding Mur ligase family protein, which produces MSDSSPSRLQRLRTKTATAAAKLATAASRATGRGAGGMIGGLVAGALDPTIMSTLAAGRPTVLVTGTNGKSTTTRMLAAAMRTRHTLATNDGGDNMDAGIISALMEDGDASHIVLEVDELHVPSVADKLDPDALVLLNLSRDQLDRVGDINKIENALRGAVAAHPDMLIIANCDDVLMTSVAYDAENVVWVSAGAGWLGDSVTCPRTGGHVVRHEHDWWAVKKLADGREFRRPTPTWEITDAGIVSPAGTRGLDLRLPGRANRGNATQAVAAAVEGFDVDLDRAIAATEDVDNVAGRYATVQYGDRQVHLLLAKNPAGWQEALTMIDRSADGVVIAVNGQQGDGEDLSWLWDVRFEDFDGTVVQAAGERGTDLSVRLTYAGIEHELSPDPLAAIRACPAGRIEVLANYTAFRDLKKALNKEEDAHG